A window of Thermosynechococcus sp. NK55a contains these coding sequences:
- a CDS encoding pentapeptide repeat-containing protein encodes MEPDVLLKRYSAGDRDFARVRLRRANLSRCILTGIDLSRADLTDAALQSTNLQGADLRGAILTGVNLSQADLRGADLRGVILISADLRWVSVRKANLTGADLTRANLANADLSEANLTGAQLSEAILRDANLTLTDLTLAELERANLSRANLTEAYLRGADLTDAVLRESQLLQANLRGANLSGTNLQQANLERAILIGANLRRARLEEANLREVAFKEANLRHACLDKANLVGADLRGVSLAQALLRGAHLSSAILIGANLMGANLSGADLRGANLIEAILTGASLNGVDLSAVDMSEAILPDGYLSP; translated from the coding sequence GTGGAACCTGATGTTTTACTGAAACGCTATAGCGCTGGCGATCGCGACTTTGCGAGGGTACGCTTGCGCCGTGCTAACCTGAGCCGCTGTATTCTAACGGGCATTGATCTTTCCCGGGCCGACCTCACCGATGCTGCCCTCCAGAGTACGAATCTGCAAGGGGCCGATTTGCGGGGGGCAATTCTTACTGGTGTGAATCTCAGTCAAGCGGATTTGCGGGGGGCTGATCTGCGGGGTGTGATTTTAATCAGTGCCGATCTACGCTGGGTGTCTGTGCGCAAGGCCAACCTGACAGGGGCAGATCTGACCCGTGCCAACCTTGCCAATGCCGATCTCAGTGAGGCCAATCTCACCGGTGCTCAACTCAGTGAAGCAATTTTGCGGGATGCCAACTTGACGCTCACGGATCTGACCCTTGCTGAACTTGAGCGTGCCAACCTCAGCCGTGCCAACTTAACTGAAGCCTACCTGCGGGGTGCCGATCTCACGGATGCGGTGTTGCGGGAAAGTCAACTCCTGCAGGCCAATTTACGGGGCGCCAATCTCAGTGGCACCAATTTGCAGCAGGCCAATCTAGAGCGGGCGATTTTGATCGGAGCGAATCTGCGTCGTGCTCGCCTTGAGGAAGCCAATCTCCGCGAAGTGGCCTTCAAAGAAGCCAATTTACGCCATGCCTGTCTAGACAAAGCCAATCTTGTTGGAGCTGATTTGCGGGGGGTGAGCCTTGCTCAAGCACTGCTGCGGGGAGCCCATCTCAGCTCTGCCATTCTCATTGGCGCCAACTTGATGGGTGCAAATCTCAGCGGTGCGGATCTCCGGGGAGCCAATCTCATTGAAGCGATTCTCACCGGTGCCAGCCTCAATGGTGTTGATCTTAGTGCCGTAGATATGAGCGAGGCGATTTTACCGGATGGCTATCTCTCCCCATAG
- a CDS encoding DUF3352 domain-containing protein: MTTQSQPSVGSRLRVRPWLVGGVAVVIVGTAAAAGVFLWQRFSQRPIAPGMALAPNNALLTLTLPTDPQPWEALVKSGLLQAQPWLNPTYDPLSPEGVNLAQLDYLKDVRPLIGDRATLVLLPITPASVKESPVPPYIWVVPTLNVPMGEQLLQRVIGEPITEINGVKIFRAKGILPDPHSGAIALLKHQDHAYIVWSQHQSALQQVIATAQANNGIASQPTYQRAIKGLSNHRPLVELYLNLPTFLASQMAAPEGNLPEPPRELQGIVLTADMTPEQIAVEAVTWRPEQNQALVREGQSRELSRLVPETTLAFYSTGSFKHLWQNTPASVKATIASTVKDLTGLDWQQTFVPWMDGEFAAAFVPVPNLGNAPSLLFLAQTSNRPQASQSLSQLDTQIRDRLRWQVQPTATDPQPLITWRIPPGLPVGQHGWLNDQILFLGLGPLMDMSRRPERSLADSPLYRAVLPQPKDTQFYLNLSNLGSLQNNLLLPELAPEVVRSLQPFAALGITSHVRDNRFTHYIARIRLKPTSLP, from the coding sequence ATGACTACACAATCGCAGCCTTCTGTGGGCTCCCGCCTTCGAGTTCGCCCTTGGTTGGTGGGTGGTGTCGCCGTGGTCATTGTCGGGACAGCCGCTGCGGCCGGGGTTTTCCTATGGCAACGCTTCAGTCAACGTCCAATTGCCCCTGGAATGGCGCTCGCCCCCAATAATGCCCTATTGACCCTCACCTTACCCACGGATCCCCAGCCTTGGGAAGCCCTTGTCAAAAGTGGCCTACTACAAGCCCAGCCGTGGTTGAACCCCACCTATGATCCTCTCTCGCCAGAGGGGGTGAATCTGGCGCAATTGGATTACCTCAAGGACGTGCGCCCCTTGATTGGCGATCGCGCCACCCTTGTGCTGCTGCCCATTACCCCGGCATCGGTCAAGGAATCGCCAGTGCCGCCCTACATTTGGGTTGTGCCAACGCTGAATGTACCGATGGGGGAGCAACTCCTGCAAAGGGTGATTGGCGAACCAATCACAGAAATCAATGGGGTGAAAATTTTTAGAGCCAAGGGAATTCTCCCTGACCCCCACAGTGGCGCGATCGCTCTCCTCAAGCATCAAGACCACGCCTACATCGTCTGGAGTCAGCACCAGAGCGCCCTGCAACAAGTCATTGCCACTGCCCAAGCCAACAACGGCATTGCCAGTCAGCCCACCTATCAACGGGCCATCAAAGGCTTATCCAATCACCGCCCCCTGGTGGAACTCTACTTGAACTTGCCCACCTTTTTAGCCAGTCAGATGGCTGCTCCTGAGGGAAATCTGCCTGAGCCGCCACGGGAACTGCAAGGGATCGTGCTCACCGCAGATATGACTCCTGAGCAAATTGCAGTGGAGGCAGTGACTTGGCGCCCTGAGCAGAATCAAGCCTTAGTCAGGGAAGGTCAAAGCCGTGAACTCAGCCGTCTTGTGCCTGAAACAACCCTTGCTTTTTACAGTACAGGCTCCTTCAAGCATTTATGGCAGAATACCCCCGCCTCGGTCAAAGCAACGATCGCCAGCACGGTTAAAGATCTCACTGGCCTCGATTGGCAACAGACTTTTGTGCCTTGGATGGATGGTGAATTTGCCGCTGCCTTTGTGCCCGTTCCCAACCTAGGAAATGCCCCTAGTTTGCTTTTTCTGGCTCAGACGAGCAATCGCCCCCAAGCCAGCCAAAGCCTTAGCCAACTCGATACCCAAATTCGCGATCGCCTGCGGTGGCAAGTGCAACCAACAGCAACAGACCCCCAACCCCTCATTACTTGGCGCATTCCCCCGGGTTTGCCGGTGGGGCAGCACGGCTGGCTCAATGACCAGATCCTCTTTTTGGGACTCGGTCCTCTGATGGATATGAGTCGCCGGCCTGAGCGCTCCCTTGCCGACTCTCCCCTTTACCGTGCGGTACTTCCCCAGCCCAAGGACACACAGTTTTACCTGAATTTGAGTAACCTGGGGTCATTGCAAAATAACTTACTCTTGCCCGAACTGGCCCCTGAGGTGGTCCGATCGCTCCAACCCTTTGCTGCCCTAGGCATCACCAGTCATGTGCGGGATAATCGGTTTACCCACTACATCGCTCGAATTCGCCTAAAACCCACTTCACTCCCGTAG
- the cofH gene encoding 7,8-didemethyl-8-hydroxy-5-deazariboflavin synthase subunit CofH produces the protein MHTIVAIAQLEEVLTNNGISAQQAFSLLTTALPIAATSDPQEPLPPPLRALQVASDRLRQQQVGDTVTYVINRNINFTNICEQHCAFCAFRRDATAGDAYWLDIETILSKVADAVAQGATEICMQGGLNPAAKEGGSSLRYYQCLVREIKTAFPQIHLHAFSPQEIQFIAREDGRSYAQVIAALHEVGVDSMPGTAAEVLVDAVRSKICPEKINTATWLEIVETAHRLGVWTTSTMLCGHIETPADQVAHLQHLQQLQQKALEHNYPARITEFILLPYVGELAPKAMRQWVGRHQPQLLPTLVLTAVARLFLGQWIANHQPSWVKLGLRGATMALNWGCNDLGGTLMEEHITSVAGAQGGMGVSPGELVAAIHSLGRTPRQRTTLYNPVGERQ, from the coding sequence ATGCACACCATAGTGGCGATCGCCCAGCTAGAGGAGGTTCTGACTAACAATGGCATTTCTGCCCAGCAGGCCTTCAGTCTTTTGACAACCGCCCTTCCCATAGCTGCAACCAGCGATCCTCAAGAACCATTGCCCCCACCGCTGAGGGCACTGCAAGTTGCTAGCGATCGCCTGCGCCAGCAACAGGTGGGAGACACTGTGACCTATGTCATTAACCGCAACATCAACTTCACCAATATCTGTGAGCAACACTGCGCCTTTTGTGCCTTTCGTCGCGATGCCACCGCTGGGGATGCCTACTGGCTCGACATTGAAACGATACTGAGCAAAGTGGCTGATGCAGTTGCCCAAGGGGCTACAGAAATCTGTATGCAGGGGGGACTCAATCCGGCCGCCAAGGAAGGCGGCTCCAGTTTGCGCTACTACCAATGCCTGGTGCGGGAAATTAAAACAGCCTTTCCCCAGATCCATCTCCATGCCTTTTCGCCCCAAGAAATTCAATTCATTGCCCGTGAGGATGGCCGCTCCTATGCCCAAGTGATTGCCGCCCTCCACGAAGTTGGGGTAGACTCCATGCCCGGGACCGCGGCGGAAGTGTTGGTGGATGCCGTGCGCTCAAAAATCTGCCCTGAGAAAATTAACACCGCCACTTGGCTTGAGATTGTGGAGACTGCCCATCGCTTGGGGGTGTGGACCACCAGTACGATGCTCTGCGGCCATATTGAAACGCCAGCGGATCAAGTGGCTCACCTACAACACCTACAGCAACTTCAGCAAAAGGCTTTAGAACACAACTATCCCGCCCGTATCACCGAGTTTATCCTGCTGCCCTACGTTGGGGAACTTGCCCCCAAAGCAATGCGACAATGGGTAGGACGCCACCAACCGCAGTTATTACCGACATTGGTGCTGACGGCAGTGGCGCGGCTCTTTTTAGGGCAGTGGATTGCCAACCATCAGCCCAGTTGGGTCAAACTAGGCCTTAGGGGGGCAACAATGGCTCTGAACTGGGGGTGCAATGACCTGGGGGGAACCTTGATGGAAGAACATATTACATCAGTGGCCGGAGCACAGGGGGGCATGGGGGTTAGTCCAGGGGAGCTTGTGGCAGCGATTCACTCCTTGGGGCGAACCCCGCGACAGCGGACAACCCTTTACAATCCCGTTGGAGAAAGGCAATGA
- a CDS encoding BMC domain-containing protein: protein MAAEAVGMVQVLGYPAALAVADTLVKAAQVTLVSCEGIGAGYWTVVIRGEVAAVNAAVRAARSLSGQAVISHQVIARPDGNLEQVLPIGVPHLPPEDFLL from the coding sequence ATGGCAGCAGAAGCGGTGGGCATGGTGCAGGTCTTGGGGTACCCGGCAGCCCTTGCTGTAGCCGATACATTGGTGAAAGCCGCTCAGGTCACCCTTGTCAGTTGTGAGGGGATTGGTGCAGGTTACTGGACAGTGGTGATCCGGGGAGAGGTGGCGGCTGTGAATGCGGCGGTTCGAGCAGCGCGATCGCTCAGTGGCCAGGCAGTGATCTCTCATCAGGTGATTGCTCGTCCCGATGGCAATCTGGAACAGGTGCTGCCCATCGGTGTCCCTCACTTGCCACCTGAGGATTTTCTGCTGTGA
- a CDS encoding Spy/CpxP family protein refolding chaperone, protein MKKNIQRWMVAIALGVGISGATIPPPVVAQTSGGLLTAEQMKKLNLSVEQKQAVLRLTLRTNDRILKILDRDQQRIFRNAIKQGKSTGEAMNLVALRPDQKTQLSKVMQDTRVEMLTILTPEQVKQLQASQ, encoded by the coding sequence ATGAAAAAGAATATTCAGCGATGGATGGTGGCGATCGCCCTTGGGGTAGGCATCAGTGGCGCAACCATTCCCCCCCCAGTTGTGGCTCAAACCAGTGGCGGACTACTGACCGCTGAGCAAATGAAAAAACTCAATCTCAGTGTTGAGCAAAAACAGGCAGTACTGCGGCTCACACTGCGCACCAACGATCGCATCCTCAAGATCCTGGATCGCGACCAACAGCGCATCTTTCGCAACGCCATCAAACAGGGGAAATCCACCGGTGAAGCGATGAACTTGGTTGCCCTGCGCCCCGATCAAAAAACACAGTTGTCGAAAGTGATGCAGGATACCCGTGTTGAAATGCTAACAATTCTCACTCCCGAACAGGTGAAGCAACTGCAGGCATCCCAGTGA
- a CDS encoding GUN4 domain-containing protein gives MVTTEPALADLREQLYNGNEKSQLAAITTLSTAGSEGYHLLQEFLKDSATFSPPPAPWIRGQAYRLLFQSPEASVQAFLQQHYPQGVIPLRSDRGVDYQELAELLVAEKFEAADRLTTQKLCELAGPLAQKRRWLYFTEVEQLPIADLQTIDQLWLAFSLGRFGYSVQRQLWLGCGQNWDRLWEKIGWRQGKRWPRYPSEFIWDLSAPRGHLPLTNQLRGVQVLNALLNHPAWTA, from the coding sequence ATGGTCACCACAGAACCAGCCTTAGCCGATTTACGGGAGCAGTTGTACAACGGTAACGAAAAGTCCCAACTGGCCGCCATTACCACCCTGAGTACGGCAGGCAGTGAAGGTTATCACCTCCTACAGGAGTTCCTCAAAGACAGTGCCACCTTTTCCCCCCCACCCGCCCCTTGGATTCGCGGTCAAGCTTATCGTCTTCTATTCCAGAGCCCAGAAGCTTCTGTTCAAGCCTTTTTACAACAACACTATCCCCAAGGGGTGATTCCGCTGCGCTCCGATCGCGGGGTGGACTATCAAGAACTGGCTGAACTTCTGGTGGCCGAAAAATTTGAAGCGGCCGATCGCCTGACGACGCAAAAACTCTGTGAACTAGCCGGGCCACTGGCTCAAAAACGCCGCTGGCTTTACTTCACGGAAGTGGAGCAGTTGCCAATCGCGGATTTGCAGACCATTGATCAGTTGTGGCTGGCCTTTTCCCTAGGCCGCTTTGGCTATTCAGTGCAGCGGCAACTGTGGCTGGGTTGTGGTCAAAACTGGGATCGGCTTTGGGAGAAAATTGGCTGGCGGCAGGGTAAGCGCTGGCCGCGCTATCCCAGTGAATTTATCTGGGATTTGAGTGCCCCCCGTGGACATTTACCCCTGACCAATCAGCTGCGGGGCGTACAGGTACTCAATGCTCTCCTTAATCATCCTGCCTGGACCGCCTAG
- the rfaE2 gene encoding D-glycero-beta-D-manno-heptose 1-phosphate adenylyltransferase: MAHSVSVPRRSPLNLYTLETLVAAINAAPQDWRPLVLTNGCFDLIHAGHVRYLRAARALGKRLVVGLNSDRSVAALKPKRPIIPEQQRAEVLASLRSVDAVVLFSDRTATTLIEVLQPEIYVKGGDYQLETLPEAAAVQRYGGRIEFIQVEVPSSTTAIVQRILELHGEESPSAWSPQNQP, from the coding sequence GTGGCACACTCAGTTAGCGTTCCTAGGAGAAGTCCCCTGAACCTTTACACCCTTGAAACCCTTGTTGCTGCTATCAATGCTGCGCCTCAAGATTGGCGTCCTTTGGTATTGACCAATGGTTGTTTTGACCTGATCCATGCGGGTCATGTGCGCTATCTAAGGGCAGCCCGTGCCCTGGGCAAACGCTTGGTGGTGGGCTTGAATAGCGATCGCTCGGTGGCAGCCCTCAAGCCAAAACGGCCAATTATTCCCGAACAGCAGCGGGCAGAGGTGCTTGCTAGTTTACGATCAGTAGATGCGGTGGTGCTATTTAGCGATCGCACTGCCACAACCCTGATCGAGGTTCTCCAACCGGAGATCTACGTCAAGGGGGGCGATTACCAACTGGAGACCCTACCAGAAGCAGCGGCTGTGCAGCGCTATGGTGGTCGCATTGAATTCATTCAAGTAGAGGTTCCCAGTTCAACAACGGCGATTGTCCAACGCATTTTAGAGTTGCATGGGGAGGAGTCACCGAGCGCATGGTCACCACAGAACCAGCCTTAG
- a CDS encoding branched-chain amino acid ABC transporter permease, which yields MDIQLIQLFVNGLAVGSIIALAAVGLTLTFGILRLPNFAHGDFMTVGAYLTLVANATGLNIWLSMVIGGLGTAGLMLLSEKLLWQPMRDRRATSTTLIIISIGLSFLLRNAVILLWGSENQTYRLPVMPALDFWGVKIIYSKVIVMILAVVAIATVHLLLQRTKVGKAMRAVADDLDLARVSGIDVEWVVLCTWLLAGVLTGAAGGLYGLMTAVRPTMGWFLILPLFASVILGGIGNPYGAIAGALIIGVAQEMSTLIIPSEYKLAVALVIMMAVLLVRPQGLFRGTLS from the coding sequence ATGGATATTCAACTGATTCAACTTTTTGTTAATGGCTTGGCGGTGGGGAGTATTATTGCCCTTGCAGCCGTGGGTTTAACGCTCACGTTTGGGATTTTGCGCCTGCCCAACTTTGCCCATGGTGATTTCATGACGGTGGGAGCCTACCTGACATTGGTAGCCAATGCAACAGGACTGAATATTTGGCTCTCAATGGTGATTGGGGGATTGGGGACGGCGGGGTTGATGCTCCTGAGTGAGAAGCTCCTGTGGCAGCCGATGCGCGATCGCCGCGCAACCTCAACAACTCTGATTATTATTTCCATTGGTCTTTCATTTCTGCTGCGCAATGCCGTGATTCTCCTTTGGGGCAGTGAAAACCAAACCTATCGGCTACCAGTCATGCCTGCCCTTGATTTTTGGGGTGTGAAAATTATTTACTCGAAGGTGATTGTAATGATTTTGGCGGTGGTGGCGATCGCCACTGTGCATTTGCTCCTACAACGCACCAAGGTAGGCAAAGCCATGCGAGCTGTAGCTGATGATCTCGACTTGGCGCGGGTTTCTGGGATTGATGTTGAGTGGGTGGTGCTGTGTACTTGGCTCTTGGCAGGGGTGCTCACGGGGGCGGCCGGGGGTCTCTATGGCCTGATGACCGCTGTGCGGCCAACCATGGGTTGGTTTTTGATCTTGCCCCTTTTTGCCAGTGTGATTCTTGGTGGCATTGGCAATCCCTACGGGGCGATCGCTGGCGCCTTGATTATTGGTGTTGCTCAAGAGATGAGTACACTAATAATCCCTTCTGAATACAAGCTGGCTGTTGCCCTCGTGATCATGATGGCGGTGCTTTTAGTGCGGCCCCAAGGGCTATTTCGTGGCACACTCAGTTAG
- a CDS encoding glycosyltransferase family 4 protein: MRIAQIAPLWERVPPPAYGGVELVVSLLTEELVKRGHEVTLFASGDSITQAKLVSTYPHAIRLDPNVQEYAVYEALQLGEVFSRADEFDVIHSHVGYTALPYASLVKTPVVHTLHGRFTTDNERIFSQYRNQNYVSISHSQRQLRDLNYLATVYNAIAVETHHFYPQPSDPPYLAFLGRLSPEKGPHHAIEIAKRVGIPLRIAGKVDRVDRDYFKELIEPHIDGEFIQFIGEADHPTKNALLGGAIAMLFPITWQEPFGLVMIESMAAGTPVVAIAKGAAPEVIEHGKTGFLCHSVEDCVAAVAQVPQLDRRACRDYVWQRFSVERMVSEYEAVYDTVVANTFVHNGHRRGTIELLAS, translated from the coding sequence ATGCGCATTGCTCAAATTGCCCCCCTGTGGGAACGGGTACCGCCGCCAGCCTACGGGGGTGTGGAGTTGGTGGTGAGTCTGCTCACGGAAGAATTAGTCAAGCGAGGGCACGAGGTCACCCTGTTTGCCAGTGGTGATTCAATTACCCAAGCCAAATTGGTTTCTACCTATCCCCACGCCATTCGCCTTGATCCCAATGTGCAAGAATATGCCGTCTATGAAGCTCTTCAACTGGGAGAGGTCTTTAGTCGCGCCGATGAATTTGATGTCATCCATTCCCATGTGGGCTATACAGCTTTGCCCTACGCCAGTCTAGTGAAGACACCGGTTGTTCACACCCTCCATGGTCGCTTTACGACGGATAATGAGCGCATTTTCAGCCAATATCGCAACCAAAACTACGTCAGTATTTCCCATTCCCAGCGGCAACTACGGGACTTGAACTACCTTGCCACGGTTTATAACGCCATTGCCGTGGAAACCCATCACTTCTATCCCCAGCCCAGCGATCCGCCCTATCTGGCCTTCTTGGGACGGCTTTCTCCCGAAAAAGGCCCTCACCATGCCATTGAAATTGCCAAACGGGTGGGTATTCCGCTGCGGATAGCAGGCAAAGTGGACCGGGTCGATCGCGACTACTTCAAGGAATTGATTGAACCCCACATTGATGGTGAATTTATCCAGTTCATCGGCGAGGCGGATCATCCGACTAAGAATGCCCTCCTTGGGGGGGCGATCGCCATGCTCTTTCCGATTACGTGGCAAGAACCCTTTGGCCTGGTCATGATTGAATCCATGGCAGCGGGTACGCCAGTGGTGGCGATCGCCAAGGGAGCAGCCCCCGAAGTCATTGAGCATGGTAAAACTGGTTTCCTCTGTCACTCCGTCGAAGACTGTGTTGCTGCCGTTGCCCAAGTGCCGCAACTGGACCGCAGGGCCTGTCGAGACTACGTTTGGCAGCGGTTCAGTGTTGAGCGGATGGTGAGCGAGTATGAAGCAGTCTATGATACCGTTGTCGCCAATACCTTTGTCCATAATGGACATCGTAGGGGAACAATTGAACTGCTAGCCAGTTAG
- a CDS encoding glycosyltransferase family 1 protein, translated as MQALSTRTAKNTLPRAFAMSQPQVPARQPIALISVHGDPAADVGHESAGGQNIYVRQLGEALAAAGWHVDMFTRKIHPDDPDVIEHSPHCRTIRLEAGPLNYIPREKLFETLPKFVEAFKAYHAKYGYPLIHTNYWLSGWVGWQLRQVLNFQWLHTYHSLGVVKYQVASEQAQRDETRLMVEKAILENADCVIVTSPQEEAYLRRWVSKAGQTRLIPCGTNLNLFYPVADARTQLSLPADEPIVLYVGRFDRRKGIETLVAAMAQVPQGRLLLVGGSDPQRSDGAERRRIEGLVQEYNLGDRVTFVGQIDHERLAVYYSAANVCVVPSYYEPFGLVAIEAMACGTPVIASAVGGLQFTVIPGETGLLVPPQDATALANAIQRLLADPAWARTLGEKGRERVQAFFNWEAIALQMGQLYRQLFAASLMGNSPRLETVKNTASLTTVTKAALAS; from the coding sequence ATGCAAGCATTATCAACCCGTACAGCAAAAAATACACTTCCTCGGGCCTTTGCCATGTCCCAGCCACAGGTACCTGCCCGTCAACCCATTGCCTTGATTTCTGTTCATGGGGATCCCGCCGCTGATGTCGGCCATGAATCCGCCGGTGGTCAAAATATCTATGTACGGCAATTGGGGGAAGCCCTAGCGGCAGCCGGGTGGCACGTGGATATGTTTACCCGCAAAATCCATCCCGATGACCCCGATGTGATTGAGCACAGCCCCCACTGTCGCACCATTCGCCTAGAGGCAGGCCCTCTGAACTATATTCCTCGGGAAAAGCTCTTTGAGACCCTACCCAAGTTTGTCGAAGCCTTCAAGGCCTACCATGCCAAGTATGGCTATCCGCTGATCCACACCAATTACTGGCTCTCCGGCTGGGTGGGTTGGCAGTTGCGTCAGGTATTGAATTTTCAATGGCTACACACCTACCACTCCTTGGGGGTTGTCAAATATCAGGTGGCTTCTGAGCAAGCCCAACGGGATGAAACCCGCCTCATGGTCGAAAAAGCCATCCTTGAAAATGCTGACTGCGTGATTGTGACTAGCCCCCAAGAGGAAGCCTATCTGCGGCGTTGGGTCTCCAAGGCAGGGCAAACACGCCTGATTCCCTGTGGGACCAATTTGAATCTCTTTTACCCCGTCGCCGATGCCCGTACCCAACTGAGTTTGCCGGCTGATGAGCCGATTGTTCTCTATGTGGGTCGCTTTGATCGTCGCAAAGGGATTGAAACGCTGGTGGCAGCGATGGCTCAGGTACCCCAAGGGCGGTTACTGCTTGTGGGGGGGAGTGATCCGCAGCGCAGCGATGGTGCCGAACGGCGACGCATTGAAGGATTGGTGCAGGAGTATAACTTGGGCGATCGCGTCACCTTTGTGGGACAAATTGACCACGAGCGCTTGGCGGTCTACTACAGTGCTGCCAATGTCTGCGTTGTGCCCAGCTACTATGAACCCTTTGGCTTGGTGGCCATTGAAGCAATGGCCTGTGGGACGCCGGTGATTGCTTCCGCTGTTGGGGGTCTGCAATTCACGGTAATTCCCGGGGAAACGGGGTTACTGGTACCGCCTCAGGATGCCACCGCCTTGGCCAATGCCATTCAACGCCTCTTGGCGGATCCAGCCTGGGCGCGTACCCTTGGGGAAAAGGGTCGCGAGCGGGTGCAAGCCTTCTTCAATTGGGAGGCGATCGCCCTTCAGATGGGGCAACTCTACCGTCAACTCTTTGCCGCCTCCCTGATGGGGAATTCCCCTCGCTTAGAGACGGTTAAAAACACTGCCTCGCTGACAACGGTGACCAAAGCGGCCTTAGCCTCCTAG
- a CDS encoding DUF2085 domain-containing protein, producing MGHHVCPQPEMGLMLAPPWKMAVCMRCYGTLVGVLLTRWWIQGSTTAREWYWLPQYGLGGFLVALVFMLFYPLEWALQHYGIWGYSNWIVFPFGAIAGLGLGLLIMPLLYPKQHLATSREGANTEILVASDTKIN from the coding sequence ATGGGCCATCATGTGTGTCCGCAACCGGAAATGGGGTTAATGCTGGCCCCCCCTTGGAAAATGGCCGTGTGTATGCGCTGCTACGGCACCCTTGTTGGAGTTCTCCTGACACGCTGGTGGATTCAGGGGTCCACCACTGCCCGGGAGTGGTACTGGTTGCCGCAATATGGTCTGGGGGGCTTTTTAGTGGCGCTGGTGTTCATGCTGTTTTACCCCCTAGAGTGGGCACTACAACACTACGGCATTTGGGGCTATTCCAATTGGATTGTCTTTCCCTTTGGGGCGATCGCTGGATTGGGCTTGGGATTACTGATCATGCCTCTGCTATACCCCAAACAGCACCTTGCCACCTCCCGCGAAGGAGCAAACACCGAAATTTTGGTAGCCTCCGATACAAAAATTAACTAG